TCTATGCCGCTCAGGGTCGCCGCGTCGCACCAGAAAAGCGGGAGATTGCCCGCAACATCATCCTTCAAGGACGCTACGGCACGTCCGGCCAGGTGCTGGCTGAGTTCTTCAGCCTCGCGACGCAAAAGGGCGTCCGTCCCCTGTCGATGGAAACCGCGGCCCGCTGGGTCAGGACACTGGCCAAGAAGCCCTGCCAGTCAATCGATCCGCCCCTTGTGCTCGCCGCCGTCGCGCTGTCGGAACGCTACCGGATCTCCTATTGGGATGCGGCCATCATCGCGGCCGCTGAACGCCTGGGCGCCAAGGTCGTCTATTCCGAAAACCTCAACCACGGGCAGACCTATGGGTCGGTCCGCGTCGAAAACCCCTTCCTTCCCGCGTAGCAAAAGAAGCGAACCGTTATGTCCATTCTCGTCGACCGCAACACCAAGATCATCGTCCAGGGCCTGACCGGCAAGACCGGCGGCTTCCACACCGAACAGGCCCTGGCCTATCACGGCACCCAGATGGTCGGCGGCGTCCACCCGGCCAAGGGCGGCCAGACCTGGACCGGCTCGCACGGCGAAACCCTGCCCATCTATGCTTCGGTCGCCGAGGCCAAGGACGCCACCGGTGCTGACGCCTCGGTCATCTATGTGCCGCCGGCGGGCGCGGCCGATGCCATCATTGAGGCGATCGAAGCGGAAATCCCCTTCATCACCTGCATCACCGAGGGCATTCCGGTGCTGGACATGGTGCGCGTCAAGCGTCGGCTGGAGGGCTCCAAGTCCCGCCTGCTGGGCCCCAACTGCCCGGGCATCATGACGCCGGACGAGTGCAAGATCGGCATCATGCCCGGCTCCATCTTCAAGAAGGGCAACGTCGGCATCGTCTCGCGCTCGGGCACCCTGACCTATGAAGCGGTGTTCCAGACCACGAACGAGGGTCTGGGCCAGACCACGGCGGTTGGCATCGGGGGCGACCCGGTCAAGGGCACCGAGTTCATCGACGTGCTGGAACTGTTCCTGGCCGATCCGGAAACCCACTCCATCATCATGATCGGCGAAATCGGCGGCGGGGCCGAAGAAGACGCCGCCCAGTTCCTGATCGACGAAGCCAAGAAGGGCCGCAAGAAGCCGATGGCGGGCTTTATCGCCGGCCGCACCGCCCCCAAGGGTCGCACCATGGGCCACGCCGGTGCTGTGGTCAGCGGCGGCAAGGGCGATGCGGAATCCAAGATCGCAGCCATGGAGGCGGCCGGCATTGCGGTCTCCCCCTCGCCCGCCCGCCTGGGCAAGACCCTGGTCGAAGTGCTGAAGGGCTAACTGCCGCCGAGGCCTCCGTCGGATATTGTCAGTCCGGCGGAGGCTAAGGTCGCGATAGCGTCTGATCTTTCGAGATCAGGAGACCCCGCGATGATGGAGATGATTGCGGCCCTGGCGCTGGCCTCCGCCCATCAGGACGGGGCAGACCCCCGGCTGGACCTGTTTCGCCAGGCCTGTCTGCCGCATCGTCAGGACATGGCCGCTGCCGCCCAGGCCCTGGCCCGTGACGGGTGGGATGCCGTCGCCGAAGACGACCATGCCGAGTTGAGCGGCACCCTGGCCCGCGCGCGCGCCGTGGCCGTCGACCCCGACCTTCAGATGGAGAACGTCTTCAGCGTCTGGGGCCGAACCGTGGACGGGCGGCGGTATTACGTCGTGCTCAACCGCCTGACTGCCGTCCTTGCCGAGGCCGAGGACACGGACGGCGACGGTATTCTGCAGGAATGGGAAGAGCGCGACGTCCTCTCCCTGATGGGCTGCGGCCTTTGGGACTTCGAGGCGGATGCAGCTGTGAACGCCGAGGCGGTCACGGCCTGGGTCGGTGCCGAGCCTGTGCAGACGGTCGACCTTCCGGGTCAGATTCAGGCGGGCACCTGGAACGTGCACGCCCTCTATCCCGGCACTGGCGAAATCCACGTCGGCTTCATTCCCGACGGCAGCCCCTATGTCGCCGAGACGCGGTTCTCTGGCGTTTCCATCACCATGAGCACATGGCTTCCCGAACCGACGGATGCGGTCGAATGACGCATTTTCGTCAGGTCGATCAGCGCAGCTGCATTTTTGGGTCGGACTCGACCAATTTCTCGCCTCTCTGCCCCCATTCGGTCATGACCGATAAGGAAACACCGCCTATATGAAGCCCGCAGGCTTCACGCGGTTGTGACCGTGGGGCCCATAAGGACGAAACGATGGCGGACGATGCCGGTCGGCTGAATCAGGTCTTTGCCGAGACCAGTTTTCTGTACGGGGCGAATGCCGCCTATATCGAGGGGCTGCACGAAGCCTGGGCTGCCGATCCTGGCTCGGTCCCCGGCGAATGGCGCGCCTTTTTCGACCAGCTGCGCGACAATGCCGCGACGGTGAAGGCATCGGCCGGTGCCGGCGGATGGGGCCGGTCGCGCGTGACCGAGCCCACCGAGGAAACCGGTGTCTTCGATGGCCGCTGGCCCGAGCCCAAGCCCAAGCCGGGCAGCAAGCCTGCGGCGGCTGCGCCGGTTGCGGCCCCCGAAGCCGTTCCGGTCAGCGCGGAAGCCATCCGTGCGGCGGCCCATGATTCCATCCGCGCCCTGATGCTGATTCGCACCTACCGGGTGCGTGGCCATCTGCACGCCAAGCTGGACCCGCTGGGCATCGAGAAGCCGGTCGAAAATGCAGAGCTGACACCCGAATTCTATGGCTTCGGCCCGCAGGACCTGGACCGTCCGATCTTCCTGGATGGAGTTCTAGGCCTGGAGTACGGCACGATCCGCGAGGTTCTGGCCCTTCTGGAGCGTACCTACTGCGGCAACATCGGCGTGCAGTACATGCATATCGCCGAGCCGGAGGAGAAGGCCTGGCTTCAGGCCCGGATCGAGGGCCCGGACAAGTTCGAACAGAATGCCTTCACCAAGGAAGGCAAGATCGCCATCCTGAACAAGCTGATCGAAGCCGAGGGCTTCGAGCGGTTCCTGCACAAGCGGTTCCCCGGCACCAAGCGTTTCGGCCTGGACGGGGGCGAGGCCATGGTTCCGGCCATGGAGCAGGTCATCAAGCGCGGCGGCAACCTGGGCGTCGACGAAATGGTGTTCGGCATGGCCCACCGTGGTCGTCTGAACATGCTGGCCGCGGTGATGGGCAAGCCCTATCGCGCCATCTTCCACGAGTTCCAGGGCGGCTCGACCGTACCCAGCGACATCGAGGGTTCGGGCGACGTCAAATACCACATGGGGGCCAGTTCGGACCGGCAGTTCGACGGCAATACCGTCCATCTGTCGCTGACCGCCAATCCGTCGCACCTGGAAATCGTCAATCCGGTCGTGCTGGGCAAGGCGCGCGCCAAACAGGCCTTTGACATCCGTGAGGCCAATGCGGGCAAGCCCGAGGCCGAATGGGTGCTGGACCGCTCCAAGGTCATGCCCGTGCTGATCCACGGCGACGCGGCCTTTGCCGGTCAGGGCGTTGTGGCCGAATGCTTCGCCCTGATGGGGCTGAAGGGTTACCGCACCGGCGGCACGATGCATTTCGTGATCAACAACCAGATCGGTTTCACGACCAGCCCGCGGAACAGCCGGTCCAGCCCCTATCCGTCGGACGTGGCCCTGATGGTTCAGGCCCCGATCTTCCACGTCAACGGCGACGATCCCGAGGCTGTCGTCTTTGCCGCCAAGGTGGCCACCGAATACCGCCAGAAGTTCAACAAGGACGTGGTGGTGGACATGTTCTGCTACCGCCGCTTCGGCCACAACGAGGGCGACGACCCGACCTTCACCCAGCCGCTGATGTACGCCAAGATCAAGGCGCAGCCGTCCACGCGCGAAATCTATTCGCGGCGTCTGATCGAAGAGGGCGTGATCGACCAGGCCACGGTCGATGCCGAGATCGCGCGG
The genomic region above belongs to Brevundimonas vitisensis and contains:
- the sucD gene encoding succinate--CoA ligase subunit alpha, which codes for MSILVDRNTKIIVQGLTGKTGGFHTEQALAYHGTQMVGGVHPAKGGQTWTGSHGETLPIYASVAEAKDATGADASVIYVPPAGAADAIIEAIEAEIPFITCITEGIPVLDMVRVKRRLEGSKSRLLGPNCPGIMTPDECKIGIMPGSIFKKGNVGIVSRSGTLTYEAVFQTTNEGLGQTTAVGIGGDPVKGTEFIDVLELFLADPETHSIIMIGEIGGGAEEDAAQFLIDEAKKGRKKPMAGFIAGRTAPKGRTMGHAGAVVSGGKGDAESKIAAMEAAGIAVSPSPARLGKTLVEVLKG
- a CDS encoding PIN domain-containing protein yields the protein MIAGAEVFLDTHILIYAAQGRRVAPEKREIARNIILQGRYGTSGQVLAEFFSLATQKGVRPLSMETAARWVRTLAKKPCQSIDPPLVLAAVALSERYRISYWDAAIIAAAERLGAKVVYSENLNHGQTYGSVRVENPFLPA
- a CDS encoding 2-oxoglutarate dehydrogenase E1 component is translated as MADDAGRLNQVFAETSFLYGANAAYIEGLHEAWAADPGSVPGEWRAFFDQLRDNAATVKASAGAGGWGRSRVTEPTEETGVFDGRWPEPKPKPGSKPAAAAPVAAPEAVPVSAEAIRAAAHDSIRALMLIRTYRVRGHLHAKLDPLGIEKPVENAELTPEFYGFGPQDLDRPIFLDGVLGLEYGTIREVLALLERTYCGNIGVQYMHIAEPEEKAWLQARIEGPDKFEQNAFTKEGKIAILNKLIEAEGFERFLHKRFPGTKRFGLDGGEAMVPAMEQVIKRGGNLGVDEMVFGMAHRGRLNMLAAVMGKPYRAIFHEFQGGSTVPSDIEGSGDVKYHMGASSDRQFDGNTVHLSLTANPSHLEIVNPVVLGKARAKQAFDIREANAGKPEAEWVLDRSKVMPVLIHGDAAFAGQGVVAECFALMGLKGYRTGGTMHFVINNQIGFTTSPRNSRSSPYPSDVALMVQAPIFHVNGDDPEAVVFAAKVATEYRQKFNKDVVVDMFCYRRFGHNEGDDPTFTQPLMYAKIKAQPSTREIYSRRLIEEGVIDQATVDAEIARFEQFLDEQFEAGKTFVADKADWLDGQWQGIGLPEGDERRGSTAVAREKLHDLGRRLTTIPNQVDIHKTLKRVMEARRETIDSGANIDWATAESLAFASLLDEGFPVRLSGQDSVRGTFSQRHSGIVDQTTEDRYVPLNNLGERQSQFEVIDSALSEEAVLGFEYGYALADPNSLVLWEAQFGDFVNGAQVVIDQFITSGERKWLRMCGLTMLLPHGYEGQGPEHSSARLERFLQQCAEDNIQVANCTTPANYFHILRRQMHRPFRKPLIIMTPKSLLRHKKAVSTLADMAEGSSFHRVLHDDAQTRPEVSGITIAADNAIRRVILCSGKVYYDLLDAREKAGVTDIYLLRLEQFYPWPIKSLSTELARFPNAELVWCQEEPKNMGGWTFVEPWLELTLDKLNVKAKRPRYVGRPASASTAAGQMSRHLKELEAFTAEALA